A window of the Roseovarius sp. S88 genome harbors these coding sequences:
- a CDS encoding winged helix-turn-helix transcriptional regulator, producing the protein MALLDLLGRRWCLGIIWQVSENGPLTFRALEAKCGGVSPSVLNTRLRELREAGLVQVGDDGYEATNQCLELFALIEPMRNWSHAWARKLP; encoded by the coding sequence ATGGCGCTTTTGGACCTCCTAGGGCGCCGTTGGTGTCTTGGTATAATTTGGCAAGTAAGTGAAAATGGACCGCTGACCTTTAGGGCCCTCGAAGCTAAATGCGGTGGCGTATCACCAAGTGTACTCAACACCCGTTTGAGGGAACTTCGAGAGGCTGGGCTAGTCCAGGTCGGTGACGATGGATACGAGGCGACCAACCAGTGTTTGGAGTTGTTCGCTCTCATCGAGCCTATGCGTAACTGGTCTCACGCTTGGGCGAGGAAGTTGCCCTAG